One window of Akkermansia biwaensis genomic DNA carries:
- a CDS encoding PEP-CTERM sorting domain-containing protein, whose translation MIKKSSLLALILAAASFSHGATTAYITWDNSADTDKWTVAGITSSGTALSMFGENAKVTVTAQYNSGGAFAIGGPGTAWNAGLPEDALMNGQVTEAFSSVYARDGSITVAFTGLDNGVYNLSSLMARGNNNVANMLVSVTAGGVEYGSNASYATNTGTAANTPGDWTSMTVGQPAFSGTTNAGALYMDLTNIQVTDGTLTLAINGTRDGNANNAALTWIALEQVPEPATCALSVLGFGTLLLRRRRS comes from the coding sequence ATGATCAAAAAATCATCTTTACTGGCCCTGATTTTGGCGGCGGCTTCCTTTTCCCATGGAGCAACCACCGCCTATATTACGTGGGACAACTCTGCCGATACAGACAAATGGACTGTTGCGGGAATCACTTCTTCCGGAACTGCTCTGTCCATGTTCGGAGAAAACGCTAAAGTAACAGTTACTGCCCAATATAATTCTGGTGGTGCATTCGCTATTGGAGGACCCGGCACGGCCTGGAATGCCGGACTACCTGAAGATGCCCTGATGAACGGGCAAGTGACTGAAGCATTTAGCAGTGTGTATGCCAGAGACGGCTCTATTACAGTAGCGTTTACAGGACTGGATAATGGAGTTTACAATTTGTCCAGCCTGATGGCGCGCGGCAATAACAACGTAGCCAATATGCTTGTTTCCGTCACGGCGGGAGGAGTGGAATATGGCAGCAACGCTTCCTACGCTACCAATACGGGGACGGCCGCAAACACCCCCGGAGACTGGACTTCCATGACGGTGGGGCAGCCTGCTTTTTCCGGGACAACCAATGCCGGGGCTTTGTATATGGACCTGACGAACATTCAGGTGACCGACGGCACCCTGACCCTGGCAATTAACGGAACTCGTGACGGCAACGCCAACAACGCGGCCTTGACATGGATAGCTCTCGAACAGGTCCCGGAACCGGCCACCTGCGCTTTGTCCGTGCTGGGCTTCGGCACACTGCTGCTGAGGCGCCGGCGCTCATAA
- the glsA gene encoding glutaminase A, translating to MDNIPSKEQIQTALDNAYAFAKTVQGGKNASYIPALAQVPSDLLAIAAVTVNGDVLTAGSADRPFAIESISKAFNLAYVMDLIGMKQLRTKIGADPTGEPFNSVMAIELHGGKPLNPLVNAGAMATVSLVNGADADEIWANMMNNFNSFANTALTVNQEIYKSESATNQHNRGIAWLLDSYGYFYNTPPMIVDLYTRMCSLNITTAQLALMGSCYANGGVNPVSKKRVVKEENVPPILAEMCMSGLYDSTGDWMYKAGLPAKSGVGGGLVAVSPGKMALAAFSPPLDPAGNTVRGQAALQSIIKELNLNLFRS from the coding sequence ATGGACAACATTCCTTCCAAAGAACAAATACAAACGGCGCTGGACAATGCCTACGCCTTTGCAAAAACCGTCCAGGGCGGCAAAAACGCTTCGTACATCCCTGCCCTGGCACAGGTCCCCTCCGACCTGCTGGCCATTGCCGCCGTCACCGTCAATGGAGACGTGCTGACGGCGGGGTCCGCGGATAGGCCCTTCGCCATTGAATCCATCTCCAAGGCCTTCAACCTGGCCTACGTGATGGACCTGATAGGCATGAAACAACTGCGGACAAAAATCGGGGCGGACCCCACCGGGGAGCCGTTCAACTCCGTCATGGCCATTGAACTGCATGGCGGCAAGCCGCTCAATCCGCTGGTCAATGCGGGAGCCATGGCTACCGTCAGCCTGGTCAACGGCGCGGACGCCGATGAAATCTGGGCAAACATGATGAACAACTTCAACAGTTTCGCCAACACGGCCCTGACGGTCAACCAGGAAATCTACAAATCGGAAAGCGCCACCAACCAGCACAACCGCGGCATCGCGTGGCTGCTGGACAGCTACGGCTACTTCTACAACACGCCGCCGATGATCGTGGACCTGTACACCCGCATGTGCTCCCTCAACATCACCACCGCCCAGCTGGCCCTGATGGGCTCCTGCTACGCCAACGGAGGCGTCAACCCGGTCAGCAAAAAACGGGTTGTGAAGGAAGAAAACGTTCCGCCCATTCTGGCGGAAATGTGCATGTCCGGCCTCTATGACTCCACCGGAGACTGGATGTACAAAGCGGGACTGCCCGCCAAATCCGGCGTGGGAGGCGGCCTGGTGGCCGTATCCCCCGGCAAGATGGCCCTGGCGGCCTTCTCGCCGCCCCTGGACCCGGCGGGGAACACCGTCAGGGGGCAGGCAGCTCTTCAATCCATCATCAAGGAATTGAATTTGAACCTTTTCCGGAGTTGA
- the gadC gene encoding putative glutamine/gamma-aminobutyrate antiporter GadC → MNNTTQPGTTTTNPAAPNNAPAVKSAIRMGVFTLAMINVSAIVSLRGMPAESTYGLSSVFYYIFAAVFFLVPVSLVAAELTTGWPQKGGVYRWVGEAFGKKWGFLAIWLQWIESTIWFPTVLTFAAVSLAFMGPNQRWDEALAANKWYILIIVLCVYWAATLLNLRGMRTSAGVTKWGTMIGTIIPGAILILLGLSYWAGGNPILLDMSWDKLVPDMTNFNNLVLAASIFLFYAGMEMSAVHVKDVNDPGRNYPLAILISAIITVLIFVLGTLAIGFIIPNSQINLVQSLLISYDNYFNFFGLGWMNWIMALALAVGVLAQVTAWVGGPSKGLYQVGLAGNLPPVMQKRNKNNVQEGILIIQGCIVTLLSIMFVIMPSVQSAYQIISQLTIILYLIMYMLMFASGIYLRYSEPNTPRTFRIPGGKTFGMWIVGGLGFLASLAAFLVSFIPPNQITVGSNAMYIILLVVGAFIFAGIPFVIHAMAKPSWKRPVDPEDAFEPFGWEKTNPNR, encoded by the coding sequence ATGAATAATACGACTCAACCAGGGACCACCACAACCAATCCCGCTGCTCCGAACAATGCCCCGGCGGTAAAATCCGCCATCCGGATGGGGGTATTCACCCTCGCCATGATCAACGTGTCCGCCATTGTCAGCCTACGAGGCATGCCGGCGGAAAGTACGTACGGACTCAGTTCCGTGTTTTATTACATCTTTGCCGCGGTCTTCTTTCTGGTTCCCGTCTCCCTGGTAGCGGCGGAACTCACCACCGGCTGGCCCCAGAAAGGCGGCGTTTACCGGTGGGTGGGCGAAGCCTTCGGCAAGAAATGGGGCTTCCTGGCCATCTGGCTTCAATGGATTGAGAGCACCATCTGGTTCCCGACCGTACTGACTTTCGCGGCCGTATCCCTGGCGTTCATGGGTCCCAACCAGCGCTGGGACGAAGCCCTGGCCGCCAATAAATGGTACATCCTGATCATCGTGCTGTGCGTGTACTGGGCCGCTACGCTGCTCAACCTGCGCGGCATGAGAACTTCCGCCGGCGTTACCAAATGGGGGACCATGATCGGCACCATCATTCCGGGCGCCATTCTGATCCTGCTGGGACTCAGCTACTGGGCCGGGGGCAACCCCATCCTGCTGGACATGAGCTGGGACAAGCTGGTGCCGGACATGACCAACTTCAACAACCTGGTTCTGGCAGCCAGCATCTTCCTGTTCTATGCGGGGATGGAAATGTCCGCCGTGCACGTCAAGGACGTAAACGATCCCGGCCGCAACTATCCGCTGGCCATTCTGATTTCCGCCATCATCACGGTGCTCATCTTCGTTCTGGGCACACTGGCTATCGGGTTCATCATTCCCAACTCCCAGATCAACCTGGTCCAGAGCCTGCTGATCTCCTATGACAACTACTTCAACTTCTTTGGCCTGGGGTGGATGAACTGGATTATGGCACTGGCGCTGGCCGTGGGCGTTCTGGCCCAGGTGACCGCGTGGGTGGGAGGCCCCTCCAAGGGTCTTTACCAGGTGGGCCTGGCCGGCAACCTGCCGCCCGTCATGCAAAAGCGGAACAAGAATAATGTGCAGGAAGGCATCCTGATCATCCAGGGCTGCATCGTTACGCTTCTTTCCATCATGTTCGTGATCATGCCCTCCGTTCAATCCGCCTACCAGATCATCTCCCAGCTCACCATCATCCTGTACCTCATCATGTACATGCTGATGTTCGCCTCCGGCATTTATCTCCGCTACAGCGAACCGAACACTCCCCGCACCTTCCGCATTCCCGGCGGTAAAACCTTCGGCATGTGGATTGTAGGCGGCCTCGGCTTCCTGGCCAGCCTGGCGGCCTTCCTGGTCAGCTTCATCCCGCCGAACCAAATCACCGTGGGCAGCAACGCCATGTACATCATTCTGCTGGTTGTAGGCGCATTCATCTTCGCGGGCATCCCGTTCGTGATCCATGCCATGGCCAAACCCTCCTGGAAACGTCCCGTGGACCCGGAAGACGCCTTTGAACCCTTCGGCTGGGAAAAAACGAATCCGAACCGCTAG
- the gdhA gene encoding NADP-specific glutamate dehydrogenase, which translates to MAQTYSQRVLDLVRSKNGHEKEFIQAVQEVLSTIEPVLAANSKYEDHAILERIVEPERTILFRVPWIDDQGKVQVNRGYRVEFNSAIGPYKGGLRFHPSVNLGILKFLGFEQVFKNSLTTLPMGGGKGGSDFDPKGKSDNEVMRFCQSFMTELQRHIGADTDVPAGDIGVGGREIGYLFGQYKRIRNEFTGVLTGKSLNWGGSLIRPEATGYGCVYFAQNMLATRNDDLQGKVCLVSGSGNVAQYTVEKLNELGAKPVTMSDSNGYIYDPDGISPEKLAWVMDLKNTRRGRISEYVKQFPKAQYFEGQRPWSVPCDCAFPSATQNEINGEDARTLIKNGCTLVAEGANMPTDLEGIETYLAAKILYGPAKAANAGGVATSGLEMSQNSQRLSWTREEVDHKLKSIMANIHANALAHAKEYSSDKSFTNYVTGANIAGFVKVADSMIDQGVV; encoded by the coding sequence ATGGCACAGACATATTCCCAGCGCGTACTCGACTTGGTCAGATCCAAGAACGGTCACGAAAAAGAATTCATCCAGGCTGTTCAGGAAGTGCTCAGCACGATCGAACCGGTTCTGGCCGCGAATTCCAAGTACGAAGATCACGCGATTCTGGAACGGATCGTTGAACCGGAAAGAACCATCCTGTTCCGCGTGCCGTGGATCGACGACCAGGGGAAGGTCCAGGTGAACCGCGGATACCGCGTGGAATTCAACAGCGCCATCGGGCCGTACAAGGGCGGCCTCCGCTTCCATCCCAGCGTGAATCTGGGCATCCTCAAATTCCTGGGCTTTGAACAGGTTTTCAAAAACTCCCTCACCACTCTTCCCATGGGCGGCGGCAAGGGCGGCTCCGACTTCGACCCCAAGGGCAAAAGCGACAATGAAGTGATGCGCTTCTGCCAGAGCTTCATGACGGAGCTTCAGCGCCACATCGGTGCGGATACGGACGTTCCCGCCGGGGACATCGGCGTAGGCGGCCGCGAAATCGGCTACCTTTTCGGCCAGTACAAGAGAATCCGCAATGAATTCACCGGCGTTCTCACCGGCAAGAGCCTCAACTGGGGCGGTTCCCTGATCCGTCCGGAAGCGACCGGCTACGGCTGCGTTTACTTCGCCCAGAACATGCTTGCCACCCGCAACGACGACCTGCAAGGCAAGGTATGCCTGGTGTCCGGCTCCGGCAACGTGGCCCAGTACACTGTTGAAAAACTCAACGAGCTTGGCGCCAAGCCCGTCACCATGTCCGACTCCAACGGGTACATCTACGATCCGGACGGCATTTCCCCGGAAAAGCTCGCCTGGGTCATGGACCTCAAGAACACGCGCCGCGGCCGCATCTCCGAATACGTGAAGCAGTTCCCGAAGGCACAATACTTTGAAGGCCAGCGTCCCTGGAGCGTCCCGTGCGACTGCGCCTTCCCCTCCGCCACGCAGAATGAAATCAACGGGGAAGACGCACGTACCCTGATCAAGAACGGCTGTACGCTGGTTGCCGAAGGCGCCAACATGCCCACGGACCTGGAAGGCATTGAAACCTACCTGGCCGCCAAAATCCTGTACGGCCCGGCCAAGGCAGCCAACGCCGGCGGCGTGGCCACCTCCGGTCTGGAAATGTCCCAGAACAGCCAGCGCCTGTCCTGGACGCGCGAGGAAGTGGACCACAAGCTCAAGAGCATCATGGCCAACATCCACGCCAACGCCCTGGCCCACGCCAAGGAATATTCCTCCGACAAGTCCTTCACCAACTACGTCACCGGCGCCAACATTGCCGGCTTCGTCAAGGTGGCCGACTCCATGATCGACCAGGGAGTGGTCTGA
- a CDS encoding GNAT family N-acetyltransferase has protein sequence MEYRQANGEDLENFMNVRMEFASSMGEIPTRERFREETEAYLREHLGKDDLLIFIAADKGRMIATCMACIFMTAPLPSCPSGKIAVLLNVYTVKDHRRKGHAEKLLRLTLEELKRRGVRKVILDHTDDGFPLYKKLGFEASERHMSLRL, from the coding sequence ATGGAATATCGGCAGGCAAACGGGGAGGATCTGGAAAACTTCATGAATGTACGCATGGAATTTGCCTCGTCCATGGGAGAAATTCCAACCAGGGAACGCTTCCGTGAAGAGACGGAGGCCTATTTAAGGGAGCATCTGGGAAAAGACGATTTATTGATCTTTATTGCCGCGGACAAGGGACGGATGATCGCCACCTGCATGGCCTGTATTTTCATGACGGCTCCTCTCCCCTCCTGTCCCTCCGGAAAAATTGCAGTATTACTTAACGTCTATACTGTGAAGGACCATCGCAGGAAAGGCCATGCTGAAAAATTATTGAGACTGACTTTGGAGGAACTCAAAAGGCGAGGCGTCCGGAAAGTCATTCTTGATCACACGGACGATGGATTTCCTTTATATAAAAAACTGGGCTTTGAAGCAAGCGAACGCCACATGTCATTAAGGCTTTAA
- a CDS encoding transposase yields MSRTLRIEYPGAVYHVQSEGNRGDAIYLDDEDRKTFLRTFQEAARRCGWTVYAYALMANHYHLLFQTSRANLVDGMKWLQTAYTQRFNARHRMRGHLFAGRYHAMVVEADNAHYFSTIIDYIHLNPARSGLARRHTFLSGCKWTSLPAWLDAPARRPKWIHPERGLVCFGCTDTEEGRQKYLNHLMGRFEAERMDERSLIPVGHVGPGTVQRGWCYGSSAFRAKLVSELPRLARRKPVTTGVRASEIGEYQAEIIVKNGLKAFGLSEEELLTTPYSHPSKLVIALAVRQSTMVPYAWISNRLHMGIPKSMGTLLHRARKMAETDLKIRAWIERLTA; encoded by the coding sequence ATGAGCCGGACCCTGAGAATCGAATACCCCGGAGCGGTTTACCACGTGCAGAGCGAAGGCAACCGCGGAGACGCGATCTACCTGGACGATGAAGACAGAAAGACGTTTCTGAGGACGTTCCAGGAGGCTGCCAGAAGATGCGGCTGGACCGTTTACGCCTACGCGCTGATGGCCAACCATTACCACCTTCTCTTCCAGACTTCCAGGGCCAATCTGGTGGACGGCATGAAATGGCTGCAAACCGCCTATACCCAGCGTTTCAACGCGCGCCACCGCATGCGCGGCCACCTCTTTGCGGGCCGCTACCACGCAATGGTGGTGGAAGCGGACAACGCCCACTACTTTTCCACCATCATTGACTACATCCACCTGAATCCCGCGCGCTCCGGGCTGGCGCGCCGCCATACCTTCCTCTCCGGCTGCAAGTGGACCAGCCTCCCGGCGTGGCTGGACGCCCCCGCCAGGCGCCCCAAATGGATTCATCCGGAGCGTGGCCTCGTGTGCTTCGGCTGCACGGACACGGAAGAAGGGCGCCAGAAATACCTTAATCACCTGATGGGCCGTTTTGAAGCGGAACGCATGGACGAACGCTCCCTGATTCCCGTGGGGCATGTGGGTCCGGGAACCGTCCAGCGCGGCTGGTGCTACGGGTCCAGCGCCTTCCGGGCCAAACTGGTGAGCGAACTTCCCAGGCTGGCGCGCAGAAAACCCGTCACCACAGGCGTCCGGGCCTCTGAAATAGGGGAATACCAGGCGGAAATCATCGTTAAAAACGGTCTGAAAGCCTTCGGCCTGTCGGAAGAAGAATTGCTCACCACTCCGTACAGCCATCCTTCCAAACTTGTCATTGCGCTGGCTGTGCGGCAAAGCACCATGGTACCCTACGCATGGATCAGCAACCGCCTGCACATGGGCATCCCCAAATCCATGGGAACCCTGCTCCACCGGGCCAGGAAAATGGCGGAAACGGACTTGAAAATCAGGGCCTGGATAGAACGGCTGACAGCCTGA
- a CDS encoding chloride channel protein: MTNEEDQTAGKTHMSWSWLRMALNLREKIKLGDKQVIFIWAALVGALGALTALLFEMGVELVQDLLTGRHGYRQIQAFQEMASQDWAWCIFVPAAGGLLAGLTLLFTQRFVPAKATEYMEAVALGNGYVPPKPSLLRSLSAVFSIGSGASIGREGPLVQSAAVVGSALGRFFHLSAPRLRLVVACAAASGMSAAFHTPLAGGLFVSEIVLGALTIDFLAPLLVASCAGYFTMGLFHEPAPIYQLQQEVSLTGNQHVLWCVLLGCLASLLASLWLLVLKKSRQYLNGKRHWLPVRLMAAGMLVGVIAIFYPEIVGNGKNIITALIHYEFDTTKAAILLALKICTVAIVFGVGTVGGALTPSLTIGSVFGFLFSAALTQMGVPGEHAIAYSLVGMAAFFTTAANAPITSLVLVVEFTMAGQMMFPLIIGVLVSYGTARLTKAQSMYHDSLAFGPRSTFDKPLAQVQLQDVARKDPPVVHPLDKFGTIASMLIKNPAQPIFVTSPAGKYLGSVEAEDVAAFARNKELAQAVLAMDVLRNDMPTLPADMHLPEALGIFSRPHCGESLALVNPDNDHLLGVVNKTDLYLVLSEIMRREKLQ; the protein is encoded by the coding sequence ATGACGAACGAGGAAGATCAGACCGCAGGCAAGACGCACATGTCCTGGTCCTGGCTCCGCATGGCACTGAACCTGCGGGAGAAAATCAAGCTGGGAGACAAGCAGGTCATCTTCATCTGGGCGGCCCTTGTCGGCGCCCTGGGCGCCCTGACCGCCCTTCTTTTTGAAATGGGCGTGGAACTGGTGCAGGACCTGCTGACGGGCCGCCACGGCTACAGACAAATACAGGCTTTCCAGGAAATGGCTTCCCAGGACTGGGCCTGGTGCATTTTCGTTCCCGCGGCGGGGGGCCTGCTGGCCGGCCTCACCCTCCTGTTCACGCAGCGCTTCGTACCGGCCAAGGCCACGGAATACATGGAAGCCGTGGCCCTGGGCAACGGCTACGTGCCTCCCAAGCCCAGCCTTCTGCGTTCCCTTTCCGCCGTCTTTTCCATCGGGTCCGGCGCTTCCATAGGCCGTGAAGGTCCGCTGGTGCAGTCCGCCGCGGTGGTGGGGTCCGCCCTGGGACGCTTCTTTCACCTTTCCGCCCCGCGCCTGAGGCTGGTGGTGGCCTGCGCCGCCGCCTCCGGGATGTCCGCCGCCTTCCACACGCCGCTGGCCGGCGGCCTGTTCGTCAGCGAGATTGTACTGGGAGCGCTGACCATTGACTTCCTGGCCCCTCTCCTGGTCGCCAGTTGTGCGGGTTACTTCACGATGGGGCTTTTCCATGAACCGGCCCCCATCTACCAGCTCCAGCAGGAAGTTTCCCTGACGGGCAACCAGCACGTGCTCTGGTGCGTCCTGCTGGGGTGTCTGGCCTCCCTGCTGGCCAGTCTCTGGCTGCTGGTCCTGAAAAAATCCCGCCAATATCTGAACGGCAAAAGACACTGGCTGCCCGTGCGCCTGATGGCCGCCGGCATGCTGGTGGGCGTCATCGCCATCTTTTACCCGGAAATCGTAGGCAACGGAAAAAACATCATCACGGCGCTGATCCACTACGAGTTCGACACGACAAAGGCGGCCATCCTGCTGGCCCTGAAAATCTGCACCGTTGCCATCGTCTTCGGTGTCGGTACCGTGGGGGGGGCCCTGACGCCCAGCCTGACCATCGGCAGCGTCTTCGGCTTCCTGTTCAGCGCGGCGCTCACGCAAATGGGCGTGCCGGGGGAACACGCCATTGCCTATTCCCTGGTGGGCATGGCCGCCTTCTTCACCACGGCGGCCAACGCTCCCATCACTTCCCTGGTGCTGGTGGTGGAATTCACCATGGCCGGGCAGATGATGTTCCCCCTCATCATCGGCGTGCTGGTCTCCTACGGCACGGCGCGGCTGACCAAGGCCCAGTCCATGTACCACGATTCCCTGGCCTTCGGCCCCCGGAGCACCTTTGACAAGCCGCTCGCCCAGGTACAGCTTCAGGACGTGGCGCGCAAGGATCCGCCCGTAGTGCATCCGCTGGATAAATTCGGAACTATTGCCTCCATGCTCATCAAGAATCCGGCGCAGCCCATCTTCGTCACTTCCCCCGCCGGAAAATACCTGGGCAGCGTGGAAGCGGAAGACGTGGCGGCCTTCGCCCGCAACAAGGAACTGGCCCAGGCCGTGCTTGCGATGGACGTGCTGCGCAACGACATGCCCACCCTTCCCGCGGACATGCACCTGCCGGAAGCCCTGGGCATTTTCTCCCGCCCCCATTGCGGAGAATCCCTGGCCCTGGTGAATCCGGACAACGACCATCTTCTGGGCGTCGTCAACAAGACGGACCTCTATCTGGTGCTCTCCGAAATCATGCGGAGGGAAAAGCTCCAGTAG
- a CDS encoding PTS sugar transporter subunit IIA — protein MKSQKPLADPVADNLQIHVRTLQPDTTQEQALETLVDSMAEVLDERQSRHIKNAVLLREETQTTYLDHGLAVPHGRTTALDSMYVSVGISPEGIRWPDGAQTAHLIVMLGVPTVMVTGYLTTMQKLLRWHKNAPLGPRGEWTGDEAALLASLQQALQ, from the coding sequence ATGAAAAGCCAAAAGCCTTTAGCAGACCCGGTGGCAGACAATCTTCAAATTCACGTACGCACACTCCAGCCCGACACAACACAGGAACAGGCTCTGGAAACCTTGGTGGATTCCATGGCGGAAGTCCTTGATGAAAGGCAGTCCAGGCATATCAAGAATGCCGTGCTCCTGCGTGAAGAAACGCAAACCACCTATCTGGACCACGGGCTGGCGGTACCGCACGGCCGCACCACGGCCCTGGATTCCATGTACGTCTCCGTAGGCATCAGCCCGGAGGGCATCCGCTGGCCGGATGGCGCCCAGACCGCCCACCTCATTGTCATGCTGGGCGTCCCTACTGTTATGGTCACCGGTTACCTGACCACCATGCAGAAGCTGCTGCGCTGGCATAAAAACGCTCCGCTGGGCCCCCGAGGGGAATGGACGGGAGATGAAGCCGCCCTGCTGGCATCCCTTCAACAAGCCCTGCAATGA
- a CDS encoding PEP-CTERM sorting domain-containing protein: MKTKYLSLLAAILGSSLCCGASINGLNPAYSKDYTIYDGSNGDTLNVSSPTTVPVSGTTSWTMAFTISGLEATSGTDVGLLFTYNTTSNYKNLEGMGFQLTDSGDLTLCVGGFNYNGGTAAASPWKTNTLSGYSAEQPLTLFYTYSNGNVTISAMLGNDTSSLTTLASLNGTGVRFGSVTMTQLNFSAKDGSGNTWSVPNGVTGEYTLNNFDLYMGALTKDQMKEYALSAVPEPAAASLGLLGLGLLLGRRRS; this comes from the coding sequence ATGAAGACCAAATACCTGTCCCTCCTGGCCGCCATTCTGGGAAGCAGCCTGTGCTGCGGCGCTTCCATCAATGGTCTGAATCCTGCTTATTCAAAGGATTATACCATCTACGACGGAAGCAACGGAGATACTCTGAATGTCTCTTCTCCCACCACCGTTCCGGTGAGCGGAACCACTTCATGGACCATGGCATTTACCATTTCCGGTCTGGAAGCCACCTCCGGAACGGATGTGGGCCTGCTATTTACCTATAACACCACCTCCAACTACAAGAACCTGGAAGGAATGGGCTTTCAATTGACGGATTCCGGAGACCTTACTCTGTGCGTGGGAGGCTTTAACTACAATGGAGGCACCGCTGCCGCCTCCCCCTGGAAAACGAATACCCTGTCCGGCTATTCCGCAGAACAGCCCCTTACCCTGTTTTACACTTACAGTAATGGAAATGTCACCATTTCCGCCATGCTGGGCAATGACACGTCTTCACTGACCACTCTTGCATCTTTGAACGGCACCGGCGTCAGGTTCGGCAGCGTCACCATGACCCAGCTCAACTTCTCAGCCAAGGACGGTTCCGGCAATACCTGGAGCGTCCCGAACGGGGTCACCGGGGAATATACCCTGAACAACTTTGACCTGTATATGGGAGCCCTGACAAAAGACCAGATGAAGGAATACGCTCTGAGTGCCGTTCCGGAACCGGCCGCGGCCTCGCTCGGACTGCTGGGATTGGGGCTCCTGCTCGGCCGCCGCCGCAGTTGA
- a CDS encoding efflux transporter outer membrane subunit: MRPNQYITRLILLGTAVTASSCMMGPDFKPVDMPMPAAFRGAGASTESIADLPWWKVFKNKDLQDLLTDTYNNNRDLKAAMARVEKARQYITVTEAPLFPWADYAGGLSKGANYTSGNIVQTTGTTLTPGMIDGGISWELDIWGKTRRLTEAARADYLASEEGQRALMLSLLRQVADSYLQLLQLDEQLAIVQKSVESYSECLRLFDEQLEGQVGDKLQVSSAKAALASSQAQIPAIEAQIANLENAVSALAGRAPGHIRRSGSLRDISYNIKVPAGIPAYILSRRPDVRQSEYQLRAANADVGAAIADYFPTISLTAAGGIASSDLRHVQGRRGGWGIGANLTGPLFQAGRLTASEKAAKAEFLAAKNDYEQTVLNALSEVSSTLIQRTKLRDITAIQSEAVEAYHTAVKLSFERYRTGLSNYIEVLYAQQNLYPAQIQLSQYYYQHASTLVSLYTALGGGWNMSHKAIMDGPSRR, translated from the coding sequence ATGCGACCGAACCAATACATCACACGCCTCATTCTGCTCGGGACCGCCGTAACGGCTTCCTCATGCATGATGGGCCCCGACTTCAAGCCCGTGGACATGCCCATGCCCGCGGCATTCAGGGGCGCCGGAGCATCCACGGAGTCCATCGCGGACCTCCCCTGGTGGAAGGTGTTCAAGAACAAGGACCTTCAAGACCTTCTGACGGACACCTACAACAACAACCGCGACCTGAAGGCCGCCATGGCGCGCGTGGAAAAGGCACGCCAGTACATCACCGTGACGGAAGCCCCGCTCTTCCCGTGGGCGGACTACGCCGGCGGCCTCAGCAAGGGGGCCAACTACACCAGCGGCAACATCGTGCAGACCACGGGCACCACGCTGACGCCCGGCATGATTGACGGCGGCATCTCCTGGGAGCTGGACATCTGGGGCAAGACCCGCCGTCTGACGGAAGCGGCGCGCGCGGATTACCTCGCTTCCGAAGAAGGCCAGCGTGCCCTGATGCTCTCCCTGCTCCGCCAGGTGGCCGACTCCTATCTCCAGCTCCTCCAGCTGGACGAACAGCTCGCCATCGTGCAGAAGTCCGTGGAATCCTACTCCGAATGCCTCCGCCTGTTCGACGAACAGCTGGAAGGCCAGGTGGGCGACAAGCTCCAGGTATCTTCCGCCAAGGCCGCCCTGGCCTCCTCCCAGGCGCAGATTCCCGCCATTGAGGCGCAAATAGCCAATCTGGAAAACGCCGTCTCCGCCCTGGCGGGACGCGCTCCCGGCCACATCCGCCGCTCCGGAAGCCTCCGCGACATTTCCTACAATATCAAGGTTCCCGCCGGCATCCCGGCCTATATCCTTTCCAGAAGGCCCGACGTGCGCCAGAGCGAATACCAGCTCCGCGCCGCCAATGCCGACGTAGGTGCGGCCATTGCGGACTACTTCCCGACCATCTCCCTGACGGCTGCCGGAGGCATCGCCTCCAGCGACCTGCGCCATGTGCAGGGACGCCGCGGCGGCTGGGGCATTGGAGCCAACCTGACGGGGCCCCTCTTCCAGGCGGGCAGGCTCACGGCCTCTGAAAAGGCGGCCAAGGCGGAATTCCTGGCAGCCAAGAACGATTACGAACAGACCGTGCTCAATGCCCTGTCCGAAGTCTCCAGCACGCTGATCCAGCGCACCAAGCTCCGCGACATTACGGCCATCCAGTCCGAAGCCGTGGAAGCCTACCACACGGCCGTGAAGCTTTCCTTCGAACGCTACCGCACCGGCCTTTCCAACTACATTGAAGTGCTGTACGCCCAGCAGAACCTGTATCCGGCCCAGATCCAGCTCTCCCAGTATTACTATCAGCACGCCAGCACGCTGGTATCCCTGTACACGGCACTGGGCGGCGGCTGGAACATGAGCCACAAGGCTATCATGGACGGCCCTTCCAGGCGATAA